One Aegilops tauschii subsp. strangulata cultivar AL8/78 chromosome 7, Aet v6.0, whole genome shotgun sequence genomic window carries:
- the LOC141027320 gene encoding uncharacterized protein, protein MRRFKHFIDDNALKELFLHGRNYTWSNERENPTMTKIDCAFVSIDWELDHPNCLLQALSTTISDHCPLHLALEEHMRPRRRFRFEKFWVKMDGFMDVVQEAWTCDEAISDPFKRLDILLRNTAKDLAIWGQKRIGNIKMQIIVANIVILRFDCAQETRLLTDEERLLRRTLKQLVLGFGSLERTITRQKSRITWLREGDANTQLFHLVGNGRRMKNYIPPLLVDGHIIADQAGKEVAFHEAYKELLGKDVVHEFTLDLDALTLLG, encoded by the coding sequence ATGAGGCGGTTCAAACATTTCATAGATGACAATGCTCTCAAGGAGCTATTCCTACATGGGCGCAATTACACGTGGAGTAACGAGCGTGAGAACCCGACGATGACTAAGATTGACTGTGCCTTTGTCTCCATTGATTGGGAGCTCGACCACCCAAACTGCCTGCTCCAGGCACTGTCCACGACAATTTCTGACCACTGTCCCCTACATCTGGCATTGGAGGAGCACATGAGGCCTAGGAGGAGATTTCGCTTCGagaagttttgggtaaagatggATGGATTCATGGATGTGGTGCAAGAGGCTTGGACTTGTGATGAGGCTATTTCGGACCCATTCAAGAGGCTTGATATCCTCCTCAGGAACACGGCAAAAGATCTTGCGATTTGGGGCCAGAAGAGAATTGGTAACATCAAGATGCAAATTATCGTTGCCAACATCGTCATCTTGAGGTTTGACTGTGCCCAGGAGACTCGGTTGCTCACTGATGAGGAGAGGTTGCTCAGGAGAACCCTCAAGCAGCTCGTCCTGGGGTTTGGTTCGCTGGAGAGAACAATCACTCGCCAGAAATCTCGGATTACTTGGCTAAGGGAAGGAGATGCAAATACCCAGCTATTTCACTTGGTTGGGAATGGCAGAAGGATGAAGAACTATATCCCACCCCTCTTGGTGGATGGGCATATCATCGCAGACCAAGCTGGTAAGGAGGTGGCGTTTCATGAGGCATACAAAGAGCTCCTTGGGAAGGATGTCGTGCACGAGTTCACCTTGGACTTGGACGCCTTGACATTGCTAGGTTAG